From the Candidatus Korarchaeum sp. genome, one window contains:
- a CDS encoding SDR family oxidoreductase, protein MSSYPQISLSGKVALITGGSSGIGRAIALKLSQAGAKIAILDIKECEDLLDEIGRDKARFYKCDVTSADEVREVIRRVYEEFGRIDIVVNSAGVIVRKDAVETSEDEWDKVLNVNLKGPFLVSKYSIPYMIRGGGGSIVNVASGWGLKGGPRAVAYCASKGGLINMTRAMAIDHGKDGIRVNCVAPGDVDTPMLRSEAEQLGMKWEDFLREASNRPLARIGKPEDIANAVLFLVSDMASWITGATLVVDGGGTA, encoded by the coding sequence ATGAGTTCCTACCCCCAGATCTCATTATCAGGCAAAGTGGCCCTAATTACAGGAGGTTCCTCCGGTATAGGAAGAGCTATAGCCCTCAAGCTCTCTCAAGCGGGGGCTAAAATAGCTATTTTGGATATAAAGGAGTGCGAAGACTTGCTGGATGAGATAGGGAGGGATAAGGCTAGATTTTACAAGTGCGATGTCACATCAGCTGATGAGGTCAGGGAAGTCATTAGGAGGGTTTATGAGGAATTCGGCAGGATAGATATTGTTGTAAATTCTGCTGGTGTAATAGTCAGGAAGGATGCTGTTGAAACCAGTGAGGATGAGTGGGATAAGGTCTTGAACGTCAACCTGAAGGGTCCCTTCCTTGTCTCAAAATACTCGATACCTTACATGATCAGGGGAGGTGGTGGCAGCATAGTCAACGTAGCCTCGGGATGGGGGCTGAAGGGAGGCCCCAGGGCAGTGGCTTACTGCGCCTCCAAGGGAGGCCTAATCAATATGACTAGAGCCATGGCCATAGACCACGGTAAGGACGGGATAAGGGTCAACTGCGTCGCTCCGGGGGATGTGGATACCCCTATGCTCAGGAGCGAGGCCGAGCAGCTCGGTATGAAATGGGAGGATTTCCTGAGGGAGGCCTCTAACAGGCCTCTAGCCAGGATAGGGAAGCCTGAGGATATAGCTAATGCTGTCCTCTTCTTAGTGAGCGATATGGCCAGTTGGATAACTGGAGCTACTTTAGTAGTGGATGGAGGTGGTACTGCATGA